In Trichocoleus desertorum NBK24, the following are encoded in one genomic region:
- a CDS encoding ATP-binding protein, producing MFRLLIKQCFMDSSGRTDPSLNASFRLTRSLSSLETGGFGLSGLLLWLGTAPAMHLALGPQALWVWIPTALVGVMLNLQVKHLGTRWPDVSGGTPNYTTRLLKHYPGLAQYVAIGYWLGWVSVPAMNAIILTDLIKTNLEPLGLVCPETALKIIFTAIPFIVAFSGTRALGILHLFFVLPAIGFLLAFCVQGCGWLTLAPNTPGLLPTEWSSLDLRDWTKWVFVAIYAVYGCETASSFVADSRRPASTLRWLSFAAWFLPIVYIGGSWVLMRLTPATGVGDSAFLNLVAAAQPFWGQKAQVLVTFLIASGCLLSSATAVSNAPRVLYQLSLDGYLAPVFGVVSRRGVLGPSLAFTGLLSVACLIWGDVTRVVMVTGTGYLSSMIGIHLGMWLRQGHPEALWPRWSLVFCIVEALVLVIGGLAWNGQDLFMGLLLPISILLLDQGLRRTAIPGLRAEWWIRRYQRRPNRQVSDLMLTQICVLILLICSALTIGWGVRALLDGIAFESNANLFVVLLLAIAFVGVAIACWTSLPQVAEVMEAQEAAEHFFNIAQDAIVVVDEAGVIQRLNPAATGLFEMKPREVLGHPLSQYLAGLAEYPQHWAIRSEQRLIQAAQTKLLDVSVSDRVNSQLREYVVILRDITERQQAEVVLRQSEAQSRQQNQALEKTLRELQRTQAQLIQTEKLSSLGQLVAGVAHEINNPVNFIHGNLRHADDYTQNLLDLIRLYQKHYPHPVSEIEAEIDTIDLEFLVEDLPKLLNSMQVGTERIQKIVLALRNFSRMDEADMKAIDIHTGLESTLMILQNRLKPKSDQFVIQIEQDYGDLPLVECYAGQLNQVFMNILTNAIDALEEYDKQHPLATREPKPSTIRIRTRMTENQQVQISIADNGPGIPLHFQSRLFDPFFTTKAIGKGTGLSLSISYGIITEKHGGNLKCISAPGEGTELVIEIPLSQTARER from the coding sequence ATGTTTCGCCTGTTGATTAAGCAGTGTTTCATGGACAGTTCTGGTCGTACCGATCCCAGCTTAAATGCCTCTTTTCGCCTCACCCGTAGTCTGAGTTCTCTCGAAACAGGGGGATTTGGCCTTAGTGGGCTGCTGTTGTGGTTAGGGACGGCTCCTGCTATGCATCTAGCCTTAGGTCCCCAAGCCCTTTGGGTGTGGATACCCACTGCCCTTGTGGGTGTGATGCTAAATCTCCAGGTGAAGCATTTGGGCACTCGCTGGCCCGACGTTTCGGGTGGGACGCCCAACTATACAACTCGGCTCCTGAAGCATTATCCGGGCTTAGCTCAATATGTAGCGATCGGCTATTGGCTGGGTTGGGTATCGGTGCCCGCTATGAATGCCATCATTCTGACCGATTTAATCAAAACTAACTTAGAACCGCTGGGTCTGGTTTGTCCAGAAACCGCTCTAAAAATAATTTTTACAGCTATTCCCTTTATTGTGGCCTTCAGTGGCACGCGGGCTTTAGGCATTCTGCATCTATTTTTTGTGCTACCCGCTATTGGTTTCTTGTTGGCGTTTTGTGTCCAAGGCTGTGGCTGGTTAACCCTCGCTCCCAATACGCCAGGGCTGTTGCCAACAGAGTGGTCTAGCTTGGATCTGCGAGATTGGACTAAGTGGGTTTTTGTGGCGATCTATGCGGTGTATGGTTGCGAGACTGCTTCTTCTTTTGTGGCAGATAGCCGTCGTCCTGCTTCTACGCTGCGATGGTTGTCGTTTGCAGCTTGGTTTCTACCCATTGTTTATATCGGTGGCTCCTGGGTTCTGATGCGCTTGACCCCTGCAACAGGCGTGGGAGACAGCGCCTTTTTGAATTTAGTTGCAGCGGCTCAACCTTTTTGGGGTCAAAAAGCCCAAGTTTTAGTCACCTTTCTAATCGCCTCTGGATGTTTACTCAGTTCTGCGACTGCTGTCTCTAATGCGCCGCGAGTTTTATATCAACTTTCCTTAGATGGCTACTTGGCTCCTGTGTTCGGGGTGGTTTCTCGGCGGGGTGTATTGGGGCCGAGTTTGGCTTTTACAGGGCTTTTGAGTGTGGCCTGCCTGATCTGGGGAGATGTGACCAGAGTGGTCATGGTGACGGGGACAGGCTACCTGAGCAGCATGATTGGCATTCATTTGGGCATGTGGCTACGGCAAGGACATCCAGAAGCCTTGTGGCCGCGCTGGTCTCTGGTCTTTTGCATCGTAGAAGCTTTGGTGTTAGTGATAGGGGGGCTGGCCTGGAATGGGCAAGACCTGTTTATGGGGCTGCTGTTGCCCATCAGTATTTTGCTACTGGATCAAGGGCTACGTCGGACAGCAATTCCTGGGTTACGAGCGGAATGGTGGATACGGCGCTATCAAAGGCGGCCCAATCGGCAAGTCTCAGACTTGATGCTGACGCAGATCTGTGTTCTGATCTTGCTCATTTGTAGTGCGCTGACGATTGGTTGGGGAGTGCGGGCTTTACTGGATGGTATTGCTTTTGAAAGTAATGCCAATTTGTTTGTGGTACTGCTGCTGGCGATCGCCTTTGTCGGAGTTGCGATCGCTTGCTGGACTAGTTTGCCACAAGTGGCAGAGGTGATGGAAGCGCAGGAAGCGGCAGAGCATTTCTTTAATATTGCTCAAGATGCCATCGTGGTCGTAGATGAAGCTGGGGTGATTCAGCGCTTGAACCCAGCCGCTACAGGTTTGTTCGAAATGAAGCCACGAGAGGTGTTAGGGCATCCTTTGAGCCAATATTTGGCGGGTCTAGCTGAGTATCCGCAGCATTGGGCGATTCGCAGTGAGCAAAGGTTGATACAGGCTGCCCAAACCAAGTTGTTAGATGTTTCCGTTAGCGATCGCGTTAATTCTCAACTCAGAGAGTATGTAGTGATTTTGCGAGACATCACGGAGCGTCAGCAAGCTGAAGTAGTTCTGCGCCAGTCAGAAGCGCAATCTAGACAGCAGAACCAAGCCCTAGAAAAGACGCTGCGGGAATTGCAAAGAACCCAAGCTCAACTCATTCAAACCGAAAAGCTCTCTTCTTTAGGGCAACTGGTGGCAGGGGTGGCCCATGAGATCAATAACCCCGTGAATTTTATTCATGGCAACCTGCGCCATGCTGATGATTACACCCAAAACTTGCTCGATTTAATTCGACTTTACCAAAAACATTATCCGCATCCGGTGTCAGAGATTGAGGCTGAGATCGACACGATCGACTTGGAGTTTCTGGTTGAAGATTTACCCAAATTGCTGAATTCGATGCAGGTAGGCACAGAGCGAATTCAAAAAATTGTCTTAGCTTTGCGAAACTTTTCGCGCATGGACGAGGCGGATATGAAAGCGATTGATATTCATACTGGCCTGGAAAGTACGCTGATGATTTTGCAAAATCGCTTAAAGCCGAAGTCTGACCAGTTTGTGATCCAAATTGAGCAAGATTACGGCGATTTGCCCTTGGTGGAATGCTATGCGGGGCAGCTCAACCAAGTGTTTATGAATATTCTGACCAATGCGATCGATGCTTTAGAGGAGTATGACAAGCAACACCCCTTAGCCACGCGAGAACCAAAGCCTAGCACCATTCGCATTCGCACCCGGATGACAGAAAATCAACAAGTGCAAATTAGCATTGCTGATAATGGGCCAGGAATTCCACTGCATTTCCAGTCTCGGCTCTTCGATCCTTTCTTTACAACCAAAGCGATCGGCAAAGGTACTGGCTTAAGTTTATCAATTAGCTATGGCATCATCACTGAGAAACACGGTGGCAATCTGAAGTGCATCTCAGCTCCCGGCGAAGGCACCGAACTTGTGATCGAGATTCCCTTAAGCCAAACGGCAAGAGAGCGATAG
- a CDS encoding bestrophin family protein, whose amino-acid sequence MAMEKRRWLRMALQLKGSVIPSVFPRTLLCGFFGVFISILFYFGLPVAQPIFANVIPSIVLGLLLVFRTNTAYERFWEGRKCWGSLVNTVRNLARQIWIGVVEESPQDRTNKVAALRLLVAFAVTTKLHLRQEPVNSELEPLMQRSQYLKLQEMNHPPLEVAFWIGDYLQDQFSCDRLNPYQLANMHRLLDEMVIALGGCERILKTPIPLAYAIHLKQLLLIYCLLLPFPLVREIGWFTGPIVALISFTLFGIEEIGIEIENPFGRDPNDLPLDAICSTMLLNIEDLITLAPSTRTYPEDTAIAN is encoded by the coding sequence ATGGCAATGGAAAAGCGACGTTGGCTGCGAATGGCTTTGCAGCTTAAAGGTTCAGTCATTCCGTCTGTCTTTCCTCGCACCCTATTATGTGGTTTTTTTGGCGTTTTCATTTCTATTTTGTTTTACTTCGGTTTACCCGTCGCCCAGCCAATTTTTGCCAATGTAATTCCTAGCATTGTCCTGGGCTTGTTGCTGGTGTTTCGGACAAACACTGCCTACGAGCGCTTCTGGGAAGGGCGTAAGTGCTGGGGTAGTCTGGTCAATACGGTGCGAAATCTGGCCCGTCAAATTTGGATTGGGGTGGTGGAGGAAAGTCCGCAAGACCGTACCAACAAAGTTGCGGCTCTACGCCTACTCGTTGCTTTCGCCGTAACCACTAAACTGCATCTGCGCCAAGAACCCGTTAACAGCGAACTAGAGCCTTTGATGCAGCGATCGCAATACCTCAAGCTTCAGGAAATGAACCATCCCCCGCTAGAGGTTGCCTTCTGGATTGGGGATTATCTCCAAGACCAATTCAGTTGCGATCGCCTGAACCCTTACCAACTGGCTAATATGCATCGGCTACTCGATGAAATGGTTATCGCCTTAGGGGGGTGCGAGCGGATTCTTAAAACTCCGATCCCATTGGCTTATGCCATTCACTTAAAACAGTTGCTACTAATTTATTGCCTCTTGTTGCCCTTCCCCCTTGTGAGAGAGATTGGCTGGTTTACAGGCCCCATCGTGGCGCTGATTAGCTTTACTTTGTTTGGTATTGAAGAAATTGGCATCGAAATTGAGAATCCCTTTGGTCGCGATCCCAATGACCTACCGCTAGACGCTATTTGTAGCACCATGCTCCTCAATATCGAAGACTTAATTACACTGGCTCCCAGCACTCGCACTTATCCAGAAGATACTGCGATTGCCAATTAA